In one window of uncultured Acetobacteroides sp. DNA:
- a CDS encoding Smr/MutS family protein has translation MIYPNTFEEKVGFDRIRQLTEHYCATELAKEKLHSVKMSTSYEWIVREISLVEELRQILLMEVGFPQSGYVNVDNLLRKLAVIGTFLDPAEMVLLRSALEVVNSILNFLRNVEAEKYPYFTRMSEGISAFPSVVASIDAIIDRFGKVKDNASPALLEIRREISAKESQISRRMTSILKSAQASGVVDEDVQISIREGRPVIPVSAANKRKIKGFVHDESATGKTFYVEPIEVVELNNEIKELYYDERREIVVILTTFADGLRPMLPDLLGAIDYMATVDFVKAKAKVALDIDGVKPILVDYPHLSWRNAKHPILMLTLRKEGKQVVPLSIELNKETHLLLISGPNAGGKSVCLTTVGLLQYMMQSGFLVPLSEISEMGIFESLLIDIGDEQSLENDLSTYSSHLLNMKMFLRSINERSIILIDEFGSGTEPTVGGAIAEALLAQFLERKTFGVITTHFSNLKYFAADAKGIVNGAMMFDVQQIQPLFKLEMGKPGSSFAFEIARKIGLPESVLAAASEKVGDEYVSMEKQLRQIARDKHYWESKRDKIKRNERRLDELVAKFEKDLLEIKDLRKDVVEKAKVEAKAILSEANKSIERTIREIKESNAEREKTRQARQQFEQEKERLEAESEDEDTRIARKMEQLRQRQERKSDKTAIEPKAPAQKEQKSFELGDKVRLKGQGAVGEITQLSGKSATVAFGNLYTSVKVEKLERASNAEFQQKIREDRTVSSTVVEMSTRRNNFKSNVDLRGMRADEALEVVRDLVDEAIMLSISDLRILHGKGSGILKQLIRDYLRTVDLVKSFGDEREELGGAGITIVKLDI, from the coding sequence TTGATTTATCCCAATACCTTCGAGGAAAAGGTTGGATTCGACCGAATTCGACAGCTAACCGAGCACTACTGCGCCACCGAGCTGGCAAAGGAGAAGTTGCATTCCGTAAAGATGTCCACCAGTTACGAGTGGATTGTCCGCGAGATAAGCCTTGTGGAGGAGCTCCGCCAAATCCTGCTCATGGAGGTGGGCTTCCCTCAGTCGGGCTATGTTAACGTGGATAACCTGCTCCGGAAGCTCGCCGTAATCGGCACATTCCTAGATCCCGCCGAGATGGTGCTGCTGCGTAGCGCGCTGGAGGTGGTAAACTCCATCCTGAACTTTCTGCGGAACGTGGAGGCGGAGAAGTACCCCTACTTCACCCGCATGTCGGAGGGCATAAGCGCCTTCCCATCGGTTGTTGCCAGCATCGATGCCATTATCGATCGGTTTGGCAAGGTGAAGGACAATGCTTCGCCAGCGCTGCTGGAGATCCGTCGAGAGATCAGCGCTAAGGAGTCGCAGATATCGCGTAGGATGACCTCAATCCTAAAGAGCGCCCAAGCCAGCGGGGTGGTGGATGAGGATGTGCAGATCTCCATTCGCGAGGGGCGGCCGGTGATTCCGGTAAGCGCCGCCAACAAGCGAAAGATAAAGGGATTCGTTCACGACGAATCGGCGACAGGAAAGACCTTCTACGTTGAGCCCATAGAGGTGGTAGAGCTCAACAACGAGATCAAGGAGCTCTACTACGACGAGCGCCGCGAGATTGTGGTAATCCTCACCACCTTTGCCGATGGGCTGCGCCCCATGCTGCCCGACCTGTTGGGCGCCATCGACTATATGGCTACGGTTGATTTCGTTAAGGCAAAGGCGAAGGTGGCGCTGGATATCGATGGGGTAAAGCCAATACTGGTAGACTACCCGCACCTCAGCTGGCGCAACGCCAAGCACCCCATCCTGATGCTTACGCTCAGGAAGGAGGGGAAACAGGTGGTGCCGCTCAGCATCGAGCTGAACAAGGAGACCCATTTGCTACTGATATCCGGTCCTAACGCCGGGGGGAAGTCGGTATGCCTAACCACCGTTGGGCTGCTGCAGTACATGATGCAATCGGGCTTTCTGGTGCCGCTATCCGAGATCTCGGAGATGGGCATCTTCGAAAGCCTGCTGATAGATATCGGCGATGAGCAAAGCCTGGAGAACGACCTGAGCACCTACAGCTCGCACCTGCTGAACATGAAGATGTTCCTGCGCAGCATCAACGAAAGATCGATTATCCTTATAGATGAGTTTGGTTCGGGAACCGAGCCCACTGTCGGCGGTGCCATTGCAGAGGCCCTGCTCGCCCAATTCTTGGAGCGGAAGACCTTTGGGGTGATTACTACCCACTTTTCGAACCTGAAGTACTTTGCTGCCGATGCCAAGGGGATTGTCAACGGGGCGATGATGTTCGACGTGCAGCAGATCCAGCCGCTGTTTAAGCTGGAGATGGGCAAGCCCGGCAGCTCGTTTGCCTTCGAGATAGCCCGGAAGATCGGTCTTCCTGAGAGCGTGCTCGCTGCTGCATCAGAAAAGGTGGGCGACGAGTATGTGAGCATGGAGAAGCAGCTGAGGCAGATTGCCCGCGACAAGCACTACTGGGAGAGCAAGCGCGATAAGATAAAGCGCAACGAGAGGCGCTTGGACGAACTGGTGGCTAAGTTCGAGAAGGATCTTCTGGAGATAAAGGATCTTCGCAAGGATGTGGTGGAGAAGGCTAAGGTTGAGGCTAAGGCTATTCTTTCCGAGGCCAACAAGAGCATCGAGCGCACCATCCGCGAGATTAAGGAGAGCAACGCCGAGAGGGAGAAGACCCGCCAGGCTCGCCAGCAGTTTGAGCAGGAGAAGGAGAGACTAGAGGCGGAGTCGGAAGATGAGGACACCCGCATTGCCCGTAAGATGGAGCAGCTGCGCCAGCGGCAGGAGCGCAAGTCGGATAAGACGGCTATTGAGCCGAAGGCGCCAGCGCAGAAGGAGCAGAAGTCCTTCGAACTGGGCGACAAGGTGCGCCTGAAGGGGCAGGGGGCTGTTGGTGAGATCACCCAGCTATCGGGCAAAAGCGCCACCGTGGCCTTTGGCAACCTCTACACCTCGGTAAAGGTGGAGAAGCTCGAGCGCGCCTCCAACGCCGAGTTCCAGCAGAAGATTCGAGAGGACCGAACCGTTTCGTCGACGGTGGTGGAGATGAGCACCCGCCGCAACAACTTTAAGAGCAACGTCGACCTGCGGGGCATGCGCGCCGACGAGGCCCTGGAGGTGGTGCGCGACCTGGTGGACGAGGCCATCATGCTCAGCATCTCCGACCTGCGCATCCTCCACGGCAAGGGGAGCGGCATCCTCAAGCAGCTGATCCGCGACTACCTGCGGACGGTCGACCTAGTGAAGTCCTTCGGCGACGAGCGCGAGGAGCTGGGTGGCGCCGGTATCACCATCGTAAAGCTGGATATATAG
- the xseB gene encoding exodeoxyribonuclease VII small subunit yields MAKKELTYSAALDELKSILARIEGQDVDIDQIAEDVKRSTELIKFCKEKLRKTETEVEGILKGMKE; encoded by the coding sequence ATGGCAAAAAAGGAGTTGACCTATAGTGCCGCACTCGACGAACTTAAAAGTATTCTAGCTCGTATAGAGGGGCAAGATGTAGATATCGATCAAATAGCAGAGGATGTTAAGCGATCGACAGAACTGATCAAGTTCTGTAAGGAAAAGCTTAGGAAGACCGAAACCGAAGTGGAGGGTATTCTTAAAGGTATGAAGGAGTAA
- a CDS encoding toxin-antitoxin system YwqK family antitoxin produces the protein MKAILFLVSCFLCCAMTVSAQQDTVFNQKNARGQKMGWWKKTYEDSTIQYVAYFENDKPVGLVKRYSKRGKIKSILNYLPNSSVVEAQLFNADGILLAKGKYEKNKKEGQWITYYPDGQTMYVENYKNNLKDGKANGYYPNKAVMYKYQYTNGRRVGAAVQYYSNGTLMEELTYSQDGKLIGPYRGYYDNNAKRIVGTYVNGEKDGEWITYSQDGAVFSKVTYHNGYPTITDEMVKKETEMLNSFNKMKGKLKEPTEEDLLR, from the coding sequence ATGAAGGCAATACTATTTCTAGTTAGCTGCTTTTTATGCTGTGCAATGACGGTTTCGGCGCAGCAGGATACCGTATTTAACCAGAAGAATGCACGGGGGCAAAAGATGGGATGGTGGAAGAAAACCTACGAGGACAGCACCATTCAGTACGTAGCCTACTTCGAGAACGATAAGCCCGTGGGCCTTGTTAAGCGCTACTCGAAGCGTGGAAAGATAAAGTCGATATTGAACTACCTTCCAAACTCAAGCGTTGTCGAAGCGCAGCTGTTCAATGCCGACGGTATCCTACTGGCAAAGGGGAAGTATGAGAAGAATAAAAAGGAGGGTCAGTGGATAACCTACTATCCCGATGGGCAAACAATGTACGTGGAGAACTATAAGAATAACCTCAAGGATGGAAAGGCAAACGGCTACTATCCGAATAAGGCGGTGATGTATAAGTACCAGTACACAAATGGTCGTCGTGTTGGTGCTGCGGTGCAGTATTACTCCAACGGCACCCTGATGGAGGAGCTAACCTACAGTCAGGATGGAAAACTCATTGGTCCTTACCGAGGATATTACGATAATAACGCCAAACGGATTGTCGGCACCTACGTAAATGGCGAGAAGGATGGCGAGTGGATTACCTACAGTCAGGACGGAGCTGTTTTCTCGAAAGTTACCTACCATAATGGCTACCCAACAATAACCGACGAGATGGTGAAGAAGGAAACCGAGATGCTAAACTCGTTCAACAAGATGAAGGGAAAACTAAAGGAACCAACCGAAGAAGATCTTCTAAGGTAG
- the aspA gene encoding aspartate ammonia-lyase, whose translation MESLFAKLSSQNVNIPFSGKTRTEHDLLGNKEVPVEAFFGVQTLRALENFNISGVTLKFFPMLIESLALVKEGAAEANCELGLLEPNIKDAIVEACKVVKSGSLNEHFIVDMVQGGAGTSTNMNANEVIANMALVSMGKKKGEYSFVHPNNHVNLSQSTNDAYPTAVKLAVIFSNQQLIDGLKSLIDAFRAKGVEFKDVIKMGRTQLQDAVPMTLGQAFEAYAVTLSEEIDRLEQNVKLFHEINMGATAIGTGINSDPDYAPLVTKILARITDLPLVQAANLVEATQDTGAFVMYSSALKRLAIKLSKICNDLRLLSSGPRTGIGEINLPPKQPGSSIMPGKVNPVIPEVVNQIAFKVIGNDLTVTMAAEAGQLELNVMEPIIVYSIHESIELLRNGMRTLKDECIEGITANEEHCRNLVLNSIGLVTALNPYIGYENSTIVAKEALETGKSVYNLVLEKGLLSQDELDNILKPENMIQPRRFTKK comes from the coding sequence ATGGAAAGCCTATTTGCCAAGTTAAGTTCCCAAAATGTAAATATTCCTTTTTCAGGAAAGACAAGAACAGAGCATGACCTACTGGGTAATAAAGAAGTACCAGTAGAAGCATTTTTTGGAGTCCAAACTCTAAGAGCTCTGGAAAATTTCAACATTAGCGGTGTTACGCTGAAATTCTTCCCAATGCTAATAGAATCGCTTGCATTGGTAAAAGAGGGCGCTGCTGAGGCCAACTGCGAACTTGGACTTCTTGAACCAAACATCAAGGATGCCATTGTTGAAGCATGTAAGGTTGTAAAATCGGGCTCGCTAAACGAGCATTTTATCGTTGATATGGTGCAAGGTGGTGCAGGTACATCAACTAATATGAATGCCAACGAAGTAATCGCCAACATGGCCCTAGTTTCTATGGGCAAGAAAAAAGGGGAGTACTCGTTTGTTCATCCAAACAACCACGTAAACCTATCACAATCAACAAACGATGCTTATCCAACAGCCGTTAAACTTGCTGTAATCTTCAGCAATCAACAGCTTATTGATGGTCTTAAATCTCTCATCGATGCATTTAGAGCAAAGGGTGTTGAGTTTAAAGACGTAATCAAGATGGGTAGAACCCAGCTGCAAGATGCGGTACCAATGACTCTTGGACAAGCGTTCGAAGCTTATGCAGTTACTCTTTCGGAAGAGATCGATCGCTTGGAACAAAACGTGAAGCTCTTCCACGAGATAAACATGGGAGCTACTGCCATCGGCACTGGAATTAACTCAGATCCAGACTACGCACCTCTTGTTACAAAGATTCTTGCCCGCATTACAGATCTTCCTCTTGTACAAGCAGCAAACTTGGTTGAAGCAACTCAGGACACTGGCGCTTTTGTAATGTATTCATCGGCACTAAAACGTCTTGCAATTAAACTTTCAAAGATTTGCAACGACCTTAGATTGTTGTCTTCAGGACCTCGCACAGGAATTGGAGAAATTAATCTTCCTCCAAAACAACCAGGATCATCAATCATGCCAGGAAAAGTTAATCCTGTTATCCCTGAAGTTGTTAATCAGATTGCCTTTAAGGTTATTGGCAACGACCTAACGGTTACAATGGCTGCCGAAGCAGGTCAGCTTGAGCTAAACGTAATGGAACCAATTATCGTTTACAGCATCCACGAGTCAATAGAGTTGCTCAGAAATGGAATGCGCACCCTTAAGGATGAATGTATTGAAGGAATCACAGCGAATGAAGAGCACTGCCGCAACCTTGTTCTCAACTCAATCGGGTTGGTTACAGCGCTTAACCCATACATTGGTTACGAAAACTCTACAATCGTTGCAAAGGAAGCCCTTGAAACTGGCAAGAGCGTTTACAACCTAGTTCTTGAGAAGGGTCTGCTTTCGCAAGACGAATTGGATAACATTCTCAAACCAGAGAATATGATTCAACCACGAAGGTTTACAAAGAAATAG
- the xseA gene encoding exodeoxyribonuclease VII large subunit, whose translation MEHYSLFDLQQKIKDSLQSSFPLPIWVVAEIGEIKVNYAGHCYLELIEKDDSDTVKIRAKVSANIWANKFRLLKAYFETSTRIALEQGLKVLVKVDVRFHEVYGLSLNVVDIDPSYTVGEMKLQRNLIIQKLMEEGIVDLNKEVPLPMAPQRIAVISSASAAGYQDFLNHLAANQFGYAFSVELFAAVMQGNEAEASIIAALDCIYSRLNDFDVAVIIRGGGSQTDLVCFDSYAVAANVAQFPIPVLAGIGHDKDESIVDIVAHQSFKTPTAVANFLIDCLAEFEDELVDYANGIGHVAQSLIHHQKLLTLDVEYELLNRIRDMLKQHGTFISDIAYTVSNRATSILNDQKRFADRVTHVFNASVLFSIKRRYDFLQQVNRELEFGLTVGLAKQKTIIDNLEARIGASSPREVLKRGYSLTLCDGQVVRQLEDLDGKEVETLLDAGRIKSKVTVVKRITGDIWQKRS comes from the coding sequence ATGGAGCATTACTCGTTATTCGACTTACAGCAAAAGATAAAGGATAGCCTTCAAAGCTCGTTTCCGCTACCCATTTGGGTGGTGGCCGAAATAGGTGAGATAAAGGTTAACTATGCCGGGCATTGCTACCTGGAACTAATCGAGAAGGATGATTCCGATACCGTAAAGATTCGCGCCAAGGTAAGCGCAAACATCTGGGCTAACAAGTTTCGACTTCTCAAGGCATACTTCGAAACATCCACTCGAATAGCGCTCGAGCAGGGGCTAAAGGTGTTGGTTAAGGTTGATGTTCGGTTTCACGAGGTGTACGGACTTAGCCTAAATGTGGTGGATATCGACCCCTCCTATACGGTTGGCGAGATGAAGTTGCAGCGGAATCTTATCATTCAAAAGCTCATGGAGGAGGGTATTGTCGACCTAAATAAGGAGGTTCCTCTTCCGATGGCGCCGCAGCGAATCGCGGTGATATCGTCGGCCTCGGCAGCAGGCTACCAAGACTTCCTAAACCACCTTGCCGCTAACCAGTTTGGGTATGCCTTTTCGGTGGAACTGTTTGCCGCCGTAATGCAGGGCAATGAGGCCGAAGCATCAATCATTGCTGCGCTCGATTGCATCTATAGCAGGCTAAACGATTTTGATGTCGCGGTGATTATTCGAGGAGGGGGCTCGCAAACCGATCTTGTCTGTTTCGACTCCTACGCGGTTGCTGCCAACGTTGCCCAATTCCCGATCCCAGTTCTTGCCGGAATCGGGCACGATAAGGACGAGAGCATTGTTGACATTGTGGCGCACCAGTCGTTTAAGACACCAACCGCCGTGGCCAACTTCCTTATCGATTGCTTGGCGGAGTTTGAGGACGAACTTGTCGACTATGCAAATGGTATAGGGCATGTGGCCCAGAGTCTAATTCACCACCAAAAACTGCTGACGCTTGACGTGGAGTATGAACTACTAAATAGAATTAGAGATATGCTTAAGCAGCATGGAACTTTCATTAGCGATATAGCCTATACGGTATCCAATCGGGCAACCTCCATCCTAAACGATCAGAAAAGATTTGCAGATAGGGTAACGCATGTGTTTAACGCATCGGTACTGTTCAGCATTAAGCGGCGATACGATTTCCTGCAACAGGTAAACCGCGAGTTGGAGTTTGGTTTGACGGTGGGGCTTGCTAAGCAGAAAACAATAATAGATAACCTAGAAGCCAGAATCGGGGCGTCAAGTCCGCGAGAGGTGCTAAAGAGGGGGTATTCGCTAACCCTGTGCGATGGACAGGTGGTGCGGCAACTCGAAGACCTAGATGGGAAAGAGGTTGAGACCCTACTTGATGCTGGTCGAATAAAGAGTAAGGTAACGGTAGTAAAACGTATAACAGGAGATATATGGCAAAAAAGGAGTTGA
- a CDS encoding ABC transporter substrate-binding protein, which yields MKRRFLILLIAIAALGCSNRKHELADVIRYNESKGIATLDPAFASNLKTIWGTIQLFNGLVQLNDSLKVEPAIAKSWEISPNQTLYTFHLRTDVTFHDDPAFPHGIGRKVVAADFAYSFGRLLDDNVGSPCRWIFAKLDTTFHGNGLFAANDSTFQLKIQAPAPFLLGMLAMPPTSVVPKEAVERYKKDFRKHPVGTGPFMFKLWREGEMLVLVKNPKYFEFDAKGQRLPYLKAVNITFITDKYSEFMEFIRGNLDFISGINQSTKDEIITSSGKLNPKYADRIKMLEIPYLNTEYLGFTLNLPPSHPLMNPLVRKAIAIGFDRHKMIKYLRKNLTMPAESGIIPPSIPGYKPTEKPYAYNPTLAAELLRKAGYPHGQGIPPITVTSLEDYADLLEFIQHDLAAIGITLNIDIVPGGSFQQEMASGKLPFFRGSWIADYPDPENYMALFYSKNESPNGPNYTRFKSSEFDKLYLESFFKTGEARSQAFSKMDKILAKHTPLIPLYFDKTVRFVKKNIVGLEPNPMNYLYLKKARKINGSSSL from the coding sequence GTGAAAAGAAGATTCCTCATACTGCTTATAGCAATAGCCGCTCTGGGATGCTCCAACAGGAAGCACGAGCTGGCCGATGTAATCCGCTACAACGAGTCGAAGGGAATTGCGACGCTAGATCCGGCATTTGCCAGCAACCTGAAGACGATCTGGGGCACCATCCAGCTCTTCAACGGGCTAGTTCAGCTCAACGACAGCCTCAAGGTCGAGCCCGCCATAGCCAAGTCGTGGGAGATTAGCCCCAACCAAACGCTCTACACCTTCCACCTGCGCACCGACGTTACCTTTCACGACGACCCCGCCTTCCCCCACGGAATCGGGCGTAAGGTGGTTGCCGCCGACTTTGCCTACTCCTTCGGCCGCCTGCTCGACGACAACGTGGGCAGCCCCTGCCGCTGGATCTTCGCCAAGCTCGACACCACCTTCCACGGCAACGGCCTTTTTGCGGCCAACGACTCCACCTTCCAGCTAAAGATACAGGCACCTGCCCCCTTCCTGCTGGGCATGCTGGCCATGCCGCCCACCAGCGTCGTGCCCAAGGAGGCCGTGGAGCGCTACAAGAAGGACTTCCGCAAGCACCCCGTCGGCACTGGACCATTCATGTTTAAGCTGTGGCGCGAGGGCGAGATGCTCGTACTGGTAAAGAACCCCAAGTACTTCGAGTTCGACGCCAAGGGCCAGCGCCTGCCCTACCTCAAGGCTGTAAACATCACCTTCATCACCGACAAGTACTCCGAGTTTATGGAGTTCATCCGCGGCAACCTCGACTTCATCTCCGGCATCAACCAGTCCACCAAAGACGAGATCATTACCAGCTCGGGCAAGCTCAACCCCAAGTATGCCGACCGCATAAAGATGCTCGAGATCCCCTACCTCAACACCGAGTACCTCGGCTTCACGCTCAACCTGCCCCCCAGCCACCCCCTGATGAACCCGCTGGTTCGGAAGGCCATTGCCATAGGGTTCGACAGGCATAAGATGATCAAGTACCTCCGCAAAAACCTGACCATGCCCGCCGAAAGCGGCATAATCCCCCCATCCATACCCGGCTACAAGCCCACCGAGAAGCCCTACGCCTACAACCCGACGCTTGCCGCCGAGCTGCTCCGAAAGGCAGGCTACCCCCACGGGCAAGGGATACCACCCATTACGGTAACCTCGCTCGAAGATTACGCCGACCTGCTGGAGTTCATCCAGCACGACCTGGCCGCCATCGGCATAACGCTCAACATCGACATCGTTCCGGGCGGATCGTTCCAGCAGGAGATGGCTTCCGGCAAGCTCCCCTTCTTCCGGGGCTCCTGGATTGCCGACTACCCCGATCCCGAGAACTACATGGCCCTCTTCTACTCGAAAAACGAGAGCCCCAACGGGCCGAACTATACCCGATTCAAGAGCAGCGAGTTCGACAAGCTCTACCTCGAATCGTTCTTCAAAACCGGTGAAGCTCGAAGCCAGGCCTTCTCCAAAATGGACAAGATCCTCGCCAAGCACACCCCGTTAATTCCACTCTACTTCGACAAAACTGTACGGTTTGTCAAAAAAAACATCGTCGGATTAGAACCAAATCCGATGAATTACCTTTACTTAAAAAAAGCCCGCAAGATTAATGGTAGTAGTAGCCTATAG
- a CDS encoding YbjQ family protein, translated as MILSTTPSIEGHQIVEYLGIVTGETVIGANIFRDFMAGIRDIVGGRSSSYEEVLKEAKDTALRDTINEALRLNANAVVGIDIDYETIGQSMLMVSVSGTAVRLL; from the coding sequence ATGATTCTAAGCACAACCCCATCCATCGAGGGCCACCAAATCGTAGAGTACCTCGGCATTGTTACCGGCGAAACGGTTATTGGCGCCAATATCTTCAGGGATTTTATGGCCGGCATTCGCGACATCGTTGGTGGCCGATCCTCATCCTACGAGGAGGTGCTTAAGGAGGCGAAGGACACGGCCCTTCGCGACACCATCAACGAAGCCCTTCGCCTCAACGCCAACGCCGTTGTGGGCATCGATATCGACTACGAAACCATTGGCCAAAGCATGCTGATGGTTTCGGTGAGCGGCACTGCGGTAAGGCTGTTATAG
- the dnaK gene encoding molecular chaperone DnaK produces the protein MGKIIGIDLGTTNSCVSVMEGNEPVVIPNNEGKRTTPSVVAFTENGEIKVGDPAKRQAITNPEKTVYSIKRFMGESYDEVREEMTRVPFKIARGDNNTPRVKVGDRLYSPQEVSAIILQKMRKTAEDYLGQEVSEAVITVPAYFNDSQRQATKEAGEIAGLKVLRIINEPTAAALAYGLDKKGADMKIAVFDLGGGTFDISILELGDGVFEVKSTNGDTHLGGDDFDNRIIGWLADEFKAENANIDPRKDPMALQRLKEAAEKAKIELSSTTSTEINLPYLMPVDGVPKHLVKTLTRAKFEQICDELIRRVIEPCKVALRDAGLSTSEIDDVILVGGSTRIPSVQAEVEKFFGKQPSKNVNPDEVVAVGAAIQGGVLSGDVTDVLLLDVTPLSLGIETMGSVMTKLIDANTTIPTRKSETFTTAADNQPSVEIHVLQGERPLAKDNKTIGRFSLDGIPSAPRGVPQIEVTFDIDANGILHVTAKDKATGKEQKISITASSGLSDDEIKRMRDEARANENADREAKEKIDKLNHADSLIFQTEKQLKEFGDKLPADKKKAIEEAVGKLKSAHASQDLAAIDEATKVLNELWNEASQQMYNAGAQAGPQDAGAGAGAGQGADAGGKKDESVTDVDFEEVK, from the coding sequence ATGGGTAAAATCATTGGTATTGACTTGGGAACAACCAACTCTTGCGTATCCGTAATGGAGGGTAACGAGCCCGTTGTAATTCCAAACAACGAAGGGAAAAGGACAACACCTTCGGTAGTTGCTTTTACCGAAAATGGCGAAATTAAGGTTGGTGATCCAGCAAAACGTCAAGCAATTACCAATCCTGAAAAGACCGTATACTCGATTAAGCGCTTCATGGGCGAATCTTACGATGAGGTAAGAGAGGAGATGACGCGCGTACCATTTAAAATTGCTCGTGGCGACAACAACACACCACGCGTAAAGGTTGGCGATCGTTTATACTCACCACAAGAAGTTTCAGCGATCATCCTTCAAAAGATGAGAAAGACCGCCGAAGACTACCTCGGACAAGAGGTTAGCGAAGCGGTTATTACCGTACCTGCATACTTTAACGACTCGCAGCGTCAGGCAACCAAGGAAGCAGGCGAAATTGCCGGTCTGAAGGTTCTTCGTATTATCAACGAGCCAACAGCTGCCGCTCTTGCATACGGTCTTGATAAGAAGGGCGCTGATATGAAGATCGCCGTATTCGACCTTGGTGGAGGTACCTTCGATATCTCTATCCTAGAGCTTGGCGATGGCGTATTCGAGGTGAAGTCTACCAACGGTGATACCCACCTTGGTGGCGACGACTTCGACAACCGCATCATTGGCTGGTTGGCCGATGAGTTTAAGGCAGAAAATGCGAACATTGACCCTCGCAAGGACCCAATGGCGCTACAACGCCTAAAGGAAGCTGCCGAAAAGGCGAAGATCGAACTTTCGAGCACCACCTCTACCGAAATCAACCTGCCATACCTAATGCCAGTTGACGGTGTGCCTAAGCACCTTGTTAAGACGCTTACCCGCGCTAAGTTCGAGCAAATCTGCGACGAGCTAATCCGCCGTGTGATTGAGCCATGCAAGGTTGCCCTTAGAGATGCCGGCTTGTCCACTTCCGAAATCGACGATGTAATCCTAGTTGGTGGTTCAACCCGTATTCCTTCCGTTCAGGCAGAGGTTGAGAAGTTCTTCGGCAAACAGCCTTCTAAGAATGTAAACCCCGACGAAGTGGTGGCCGTAGGTGCCGCAATCCAAGGTGGCGTACTTTCGGGCGATGTTACCGACGTACTCCTTCTCGATGTTACCCCACTTTCGCTAGGTATCGAAACCATGGGTAGCGTAATGACGAAGCTGATCGACGCCAACACAACCATACCAACCCGTAAGTCGGAGACCTTTACCACTGCTGCGGATAACCAGCCTTCGGTTGAAATCCACGTGCTACAGGGTGAGCGTCCTTTGGCAAAAGACAACAAGACGATCGGACGCTTCTCGCTTGATGGAATTCCATCAGCACCACGTGGCGTGCCTCAAATCGAGGTAACCTTCGATATCGATGCAAACGGTATCCTGCATGTTACCGCAAAGGATAAGGCAACCGGCAAGGAGCAAAAGATTAGCATTACCGCTTCATCAGGTCTTTCTGATGACGAAATCAAGCGCATGCGCGATGAGGCAAGGGCTAATGAGAATGCCGACCGCGAGGCTAAGGAGAAAATCGACAAACTAAACCATGCCGATTCGCTCATCTTCCAAACCGAAAAGCAGCTTAAGGAATTTGGCGATAAGCTGCCTGCCGATAAGAAGAAGGCAATCGAAGAGGCAGTTGGCAAGCTGAAGTCGGCTCATGCTAGCCAAGATCTAGCAGCCATCGATGAGGCTACCAAGGTGCTTAACGAGCTTTGGAATGAAGCATCTCAGCAGATGTACAACGCCGGCGCACAAGCAGGACCTCAAGATGCTGGTGCTGGTGCAGGTGCTGGACAAGGCGCTGATGCAGGTGGTAAGAAGGATGAATCCGTTACCGATGTAGACTTCGAGGAGGTGAAGTAG